The following proteins come from a genomic window of Pyxidicoccus sp. MSG2:
- a CDS encoding DUF6748 domain-containing protein translates to MNVRPLLLAALALGFAAGCTTPSSSPTPPSEPGTPSTEAARPAAEAAPKGNEPGTEAAPTPPPPAGGEVKQGESTVYLVKNSGIRCIAPPCPTYNAYRADKPDSEPIPVHELDLSALSGGSDERANELELQTFKEGLRVEATLETRANAGPAGAATVLRASRMLK, encoded by the coding sequence ATGAACGTCCGCCCGCTGCTGCTCGCCGCCCTGGCCCTTGGCTTCGCCGCCGGCTGCACCACGCCCTCCTCCTCTCCCACCCCCCCGAGCGAGCCCGGCACCCCGTCCACCGAGGCCGCCCGCCCCGCCGCCGAGGCCGCCCCCAAGGGCAACGAGCCCGGCACCGAGGCCGCCCCCACGCCCCCGCCCCCCGCCGGTGGCGAGGTGAAGCAGGGTGAGAGCACCGTCTACCTCGTCAAGAACAGCGGCATCCGCTGCATCGCCCCGCCCTGCCCCACCTACAACGCCTACCGCGCGGACAAGCCGGACTCGGAGCCCATCCCCGTCCACGAGCTGGACCTGTCCGCCCTCTCCGGCGGCTCCGACGAGCGCGCGAACGAGCTGGAGCTGCAGACGTTCAAGGAGGGCCTGCGCGTGGAGGCCACCCTGGAGACCCGCGCCAACGCCGGCCCCGCCGGTGCCGCCACCGTCCTGCGCGCCAGCCGCATGCTCAAGTGA
- a CDS encoding peptidase, translating to MNSFALLASWLWAGAAVAGQFPGASRLVAEAGGSALAQSAGEVPASSRALRKGKVHVELWASDIQFANLAVKFGGGPFYFTLLSGFEPGRDARFSFGAGLGGHLTLGHRLWLDGDVTGGAVQPVQKPLEGDGGNVLGQARLMLGFQVLPRLAVFAGPTYNLWFVWGQPDFDSITRFSASESQPKPDQRLQHWPGLQVGLHI from the coding sequence ATGAACTCCTTTGCGCTCCTCGCATCGTGGCTGTGGGCAGGGGCGGCGGTCGCCGGGCAGTTTCCGGGGGCTTCCCGTCTGGTGGCGGAAGCGGGTGGATCCGCCCTCGCGCAGTCGGCGGGCGAGGTGCCCGCGTCCTCGCGGGCGCTGCGCAAGGGCAAGGTGCACGTGGAGCTGTGGGCGAGCGACATCCAGTTCGCCAACCTGGCCGTGAAGTTCGGCGGCGGGCCGTTCTACTTCACGCTGCTGTCGGGCTTCGAGCCGGGGCGGGACGCGCGCTTCAGCTTCGGCGCGGGGCTGGGCGGCCACCTGACGCTGGGCCACCGGCTCTGGCTGGACGGGGACGTGACGGGCGGCGCGGTGCAGCCGGTGCAGAAGCCGCTGGAGGGTGACGGCGGCAACGTGCTGGGGCAGGCGCGGCTGATGCTGGGCTTCCAGGTGCTGCCGCGGCTGGCGGTGTTCGCCGGGCCCACCTACAACCTGTGGTTCGTCTGGGGGCAGCCGGACTTCGACTCCATCACCCGCTTCTCCGCGAGTGAGAGCCAGCCGAAGCCGGACCAGCGCCTGCAGCACTGGCCCGGGCTCCAGGTGGGGCTGCACATCTAG
- a CDS encoding ActD-like protein yields the protein MNSPRTPDWLLERIALGELSPDELAAARARLSAEPDGPARLAALEADTRATLERLPPARVVREVAARASRKEAPSPSRRLAPAWGLLVPALATVALFVLARPDTSPDGSGVTGSDLTASGGSAETTRIKGLAPQLLVHRQAAAGPERLTDGAPAAAGDVVQLAYVAAGRGHGVILSVDGRGAVTLHAPEGGGDSAVLSPSGTHMLPRAYELDDAPDFERFFFISSEESFSLEPVLAAAKALAEGPDARTAPLSLPGDLTQVSFTLEKQR from the coding sequence ATGAACTCCCCCCGCACACCCGACTGGCTGCTGGAGCGAATCGCACTGGGAGAGCTCTCCCCCGACGAGCTGGCCGCCGCGCGCGCCCGGCTCTCCGCCGAGCCCGACGGCCCCGCGCGCCTGGCCGCCCTCGAGGCCGACACGCGTGCCACGCTGGAGCGGCTGCCCCCCGCGCGCGTCGTTCGCGAGGTGGCGGCCCGCGCGTCCCGGAAGGAGGCGCCCTCCCCTTCGCGGCGCCTGGCACCGGCATGGGGCCTGCTGGTGCCGGCGCTCGCCACCGTGGCCCTCTTCGTCCTGGCGCGCCCCGACACCTCGCCCGACGGCTCGGGAGTGACCGGGTCGGACCTGACGGCATCCGGCGGCTCCGCCGAGACGACGCGCATCAAGGGCCTGGCGCCCCAGCTGCTCGTCCACCGTCAGGCCGCCGCGGGCCCCGAGCGCCTCACCGACGGGGCTCCCGCCGCCGCGGGTGACGTGGTGCAGCTGGCGTATGTGGCCGCGGGCCGCGGGCACGGCGTCATCCTCTCCGTGGACGGGCGCGGCGCCGTCACCCTGCACGCGCCGGAAGGGGGCGGCGACTCCGCCGTGCTGTCTCCGTCCGGCACCCACATGCTCCCCCGTGCGTACGAGCTGGACGACGCGCCGGACTTCGAGCGCTTCTTCTTCATCTCCTCGGAGGAGTCGTTCTCCCTGGAGCCCGTGCTGGCCGCGGCCAAGGCCCTTGCGGAGGGCCCGGACGCCCGGACGGCCCCCCTGTCTTTGCCCGGGGACTTGACGCAGGTGTCGTTCACGCTGGAAAAGCAGAGGTGA
- a CDS encoding RNA polymerase sigma factor codes for MSIDVEAYYRRYGPQVLRRCRFLLRDEEKAVDAMHDVFVQLLRYQGALKDQAPSSLLHRIATTVSLNKLRGAKRRPEDREDELVLQIASAEDTESRAAARGMLDRLFGRVPASSRDIAVLHLVDGMTLEETAREVGLSVSGVRKRLRALSAVLQELELEAA; via the coding sequence GTGTCAATCGATGTGGAGGCCTACTACCGCCGCTACGGCCCCCAGGTGCTCCGGCGCTGCCGCTTCCTCCTGCGTGACGAGGAGAAGGCCGTGGACGCCATGCACGACGTGTTCGTCCAGCTCCTGCGCTACCAGGGCGCGCTGAAGGACCAGGCGCCGTCCAGCCTGCTGCACCGCATTGCCACCACCGTGTCCCTCAACAAGCTGCGCGGGGCGAAGCGGCGGCCGGAGGACCGGGAGGACGAGCTGGTGCTGCAGATTGCCTCCGCCGAGGACACCGAATCACGCGCCGCGGCGCGCGGGATGCTGGACCGGCTGTTCGGCCGGGTGCCCGCGTCCAGCCGCGACATCGCCGTGCTGCACCTGGTGGATGGAATGACGCTGGAGGAGACGGCCCGGGAGGTGGGCCTGTCCGTGTCCGGCGTGCGCAAGCGCCTGCGCGCGCTGTCCGCCGTGCTGCAAGAGCTGGAGCTGGAGGCCGCATGA